The following coding sequences are from one Lolium rigidum isolate FL_2022 chromosome 6, APGP_CSIRO_Lrig_0.1, whole genome shotgun sequence window:
- the LOC124658817 gene encoding cell division control protein 6 homolog, translated as MPTLRSATLSPAPAATPSPTAATTPRSAKRRLTPRRASDSADSAQFTAPHTSPLAGAGPMDTPKMLSASPKSSRKRLYGDLVAAEKPRWNPRDPAQMQAVKEALHVATVPSCGVVCRDDEQRRVFEFCKACVEQERAGSLYVCGCPGTGKTLSINKVKERVSRWADETPDELSINCTNLGSTSDIFSKILAKFQVRKKGSGKLSPLQQLQSMFSHKESAPRRMLLVVVDEMDYLITRDRAVLHDLFMLTTHQFSRCILIGIANAIDLADRFLPKLESLNCKPLVITFRAYSKDQISNIINHRLKALDYDVFEPLAIEFCARKVAAASGDMRKALGVCRSAVEVFESRLQDSSKQGFGVVTFDHMDTALSKVFKPVVVNSILCLPQHQQMVLCALANTFQHCKKKATTLGEVIFQLNKSYIEICRSSQVPAVGMLEFSNMCMILSDQGYLKLGQSKEDKLRRVTLQIDISDITFAFKDSRFFQKCLEQPKF; from the exons ATGCCGACGCTCCGCAGCGCCACGCTGAGCCCAGCGCcggcggccaccccctccccgacGGCCGCCACCACCCCGCGCAGCGCCAAGCGCCGGCTCACCCCTCGCCGCGCATCCGACTCGGCCGATTCGGCGCAGTTCACCGCCCCGCACACGTCCCCGCTCGCCGGCGCCGGACCC ATGGACACCCCGAAGATGCTCTCGGCGTCGCCAAAGTCCTCCCGGAAGCGTCTCTACGGCGACCTCGTCGCGGCGGAGAAGCCCAGGTGGAACCCACGAG ACCCGGCGCAGATGCAGGCGGTCAAGGAGGCGTTGCACGTGGCTACGGTCCCCTCGTGCGGCGTGGTCTGCCGGGACGACGAGCAGAGGCGCGTGTTCGAGTTCTGCAAGGCCTGCGTCGAGCAGGAGAGGGCCGGGAGCCTCTACGTGTGCGGGTGCCCCGGCACCGGGAAGACACTGTCGATTAACAAGGTCAAGGAGAGAGTGTCGCGCTGGGCTGACGAG ACACCTGATGAGTTGTCGATCAATTGCACCAACCTAGGAAGCACATCTGACATTTTTAGTAAG ATACTAGCAAAGTTCCAGGTTCGGAAGAAGGGGAGTGGAAAATTATCACCACTTCAGCAACTGCAGAGCATGTTTTCCCACAAAGAGTCTGCTCCAAGAAGGATGCT GTTGGTTGTTGTGGATGAGATGGACTATCTTATAACAAGAGACCGGGCTGTGCTACATGACCTTTTCATGCTCACCACCCACCAATTCTCGAGATGCATACTAATAG gaattgcaaatgccatAGACTTAGCAGACCGGTTTCTTCCAAAGCTTGAATCCTTAAATT GCAAGCCACTTGTTATAACCTTCCGTGCTTATTCCAAGGATCAAATTTCCAACATAATTAATCATAGGTTAAAG GCTCTTGATTATGATGTTTTTGAACCACTGGCCATTGAATTTTGTGCTAGG AAAGTAGCAGCAGCCTCTGGAGACATGAGAAAAGCTCTTGGTGTCTGCAG GAGTGCTGTGGAGGTATTTGAATCAAGACTACAAGATTCTTCCAAACAAGGATTTGGAGTT GTGACATTTGACCATATGGATACTGCCTTGTCAAAGGTATTCAAGCCAGTGGTAGTAAATAGCATACTGTGTCTTCCCCAACACCAACAG ATGGTACTGTGTGCATTGGCAAATACCTTTCAGCATTGCAAGAAAAAGGCTACTACTCTAGGAGAGGTAATATTT CAGCTCAACAAATCATACATAGAAATTTGCAGATCAAGCCAAGTCCCAGCAGTTGGGATGCTTGAATTTTCTAACATGTGCATGATTTTGAGCGATCAG GGATACTTGAAGCTAGGGCAATCCAAGGAAGATAAACTCAGGAGAGTAACTCTTCAGATTGACATTTCAGATATCACATTTGCGTTTAAG GATAGCCGATTCTTTCAGAAGTGCCTCGAGCAACCAAAGTTTTAG